DNA sequence from the Falco biarmicus isolate bFalBia1 chromosome 5, bFalBia1.pri, whole genome shotgun sequence genome:
ACGCATGGAGGGGCTTGAACACCGGCACTACAAGCATGAAGGGCAAGCTCCTTCTCCCAGCAGAGCGGGGCCTGGTCACACCACAGATATGTCCTCCTGCTTGTTCCTTTTGGTAGCACCCAGCTGACCCGTCTCACCAGGGCCCAGAGGGCTGTAGGGGTCACCGCTCGGATCGCTTCCCAGCGGCACACGGCAGGAGCGAGGAGCTGACGGCGCCCGGCGtgccagcccccctgccccagctcctgcccgcAGCCCACGAGGGGGCTGGGCCCCGGGCGCCCACCTCCCGCTGCCGCCCCGCACCACGTACCGAGCGCCTCCTCCCTCTCGCTCAGCATCTTCAGGTACTCCTGGTGCCGCTGGGGGACGGAAACAGGTCACCGCACGCCCCTCCGCTCCAGCCGCCTCCCTTCCTCCCGCAGCGGGGATAGGGAAGCCCGAAGATCGCCCCCTGCCCCGCGGCCCGGACCCCCGGCCTGCCCCgctcccagcccgccacggcgGGGGAGGGAGCCTTCCCCCGCGGCGGGGTAGGGGGTGTTTGTGGGGTACCTCctccttcatcttcctctgctcctcctTCAGCTTCCGCTTGATCTCCTCCAGCGCCGCCTTCCTCCGCTCCACCTTCCGCTTGTGGAAGCCGGTCAGGTACTCCCTACCGCCGGCAACGCGGAAACCCCCCCCCGCTTTTAGCGACTCCCTCaccgggggccgccgccgcctcctcccgccCGGAGCCCGCCCGGCCTCACCTCCGCCTCTCCTCGTCGAAAGTGACCACCAGCCGCGCCTCGCGGCCCCCCGGCCCCTTCTTCTTGCGGCCCAtggctccccgccgccgccgctgcccgcccctTCCGCCGCCGGGCCGGCAGGGGCGGGCCCTGCCCCGCCCGCCATCTTGTGCCGGCCGCGCCTCGCCGGGCGGAGGGGGCGGGGCTGGCCTCCCCGGGAGGTGCCACCGGGGGTCCCCGCCGGCTGAGCCGCCGGCGGGCtgggcggccccggggcggggcgcggggcgtCCCCCGGCGCCACCCGCTGCGGGGCGGCTCGGAGGCATGGCGGCGCGGCGCAGAGCGGGGTCGGCAGCGGGTCCTCTTGTGCCGCCGGTGCGTGGGACCTGTGTGCgtcccctctcctgctcctctggctcTTTCTTCCCCCGGTCCGCGGTGGCAGAGGGAAGCCGCCGTCACGGACCTTGCAGGCGTTCCCAGCCCCGGCATCGGGACTGGGGTGGACAGGGGGTTTCTTCAGGCTTGGGTGCCTCCAGCTCTTGCTCCCCttcagctccctgccagcaaaAGGCTTAGGTGCTGCCTGTGTGGACAATGTAGACGGCCTAGCCCGATCTCTCACCTTGAGACTCATTTTGCCAGTCCTCTTGagtattttacatttgcatCTCCTCCAGATGTTTAACATCCTCATTTCCTCAAGAAAAGCCCGAGAGCTGATTTCAAGCTATTGTCATTGCTTGGTGTTGGTGGCACTAGTGCCAGGGAAGGCAATTGCGGGCACGGGGCTTGGCTTTTGACACTGAGTCTGCATGATGAGAGAGGtgcagctgtggtggctgtAGTGAAGGAGAGAGGTGCTAGCACGAGCTGTTGGGGGCATCAGGACTGCCATGTTCTTGGCTGCTGGCTTGAGTGATTTTGGCTGAACTCTTGAACATTTGTTGCCCTCCGGTCCTCACCTCAAAAATGGGTGAAACGCTTGTGTGGTGGCCAGCTGACTTTGGTGGAAGCTCTTGAAGCACTGCCGGGGCAGCCAGAGCCAACCCCCCAGCCCACAGAGCATGACACAGAGTCCTGACACATCCTGGTGGCCGCTCATCAAGGGCCGACTCGCCTTTATCAGCTCACTTGCTGCTTGCGCTCTTTTCCTGGCCTGTCCTTTCACCAGCAGAAATGCGGAAAAACCAGTTCTGTGGTTAATTGCTGTACTTCCCTCCACGCCCATGGGGCAggtctcctcctcctcctcaccctcaCTCAGTCTGGGTGCACTTCAGCCTCCAgcctctgcccctgcctgcactcaGCCGGCTCAGGTGTGCCATCAGGCCTCTGCACTCCTTCCATTAACCTTACGGCTTCTCCTGCCGTCTCCTTTTCCCTCCATCTGCCAGAACTTCTGTCTCTCTGGTGGCTTCTTCTCCCTTGGGCAACCCAGTGGGTTGGCTTGTGGGTGCagaaggagcaggcagctgccctcctggccctgccctgcctggaggGATAGCATTCGGGCATGATGGCCGGAGGCAATGAGCGGAGTGTGAAGACCCTGAAGGAGGTGTGGAGAAGAGCGGAAAACTCGCTGTGTGCAGACTGTGGGAAACCAGGTGAGTCCTCAAAGGCTGCTGGAGAAACAGTTggaagcagggagctggggttggTCTCTAGCAGCTACTTGGTGCCAGCTATCTGGACTACACAGGAGTCTGGggtggagaggaaggagaagcattGCTCTGGATATTCGCTTCCTCTCCCTGGAGGTCAGTTGgcaagggaggaggaaggagatgctGCCACGGTGCTGGTGGGAAGGACGGGGACATAAGTGGTAGTGCCGGATGAGCAGGGGCTGTGTAGCTGCTATACTGTGGGTTGTAGTTGTGTCAGATCTTGTATACAAAGCAAGGTCATGCCCAGTCAGGACCTGACAGGAAAACTGGTGAAATTCTAACTGCTCCAGAAAGAAGGCATGATTCAGGAGGACATTGTCTCCTCTGTGACTCAGCTCTGAACTGACAACCTGCCACAGGCGCCTcagagatttcttttcctgaaggacTTCCCCTCTTGAAAGGGTACCTAGTTTGAGGTCCTACAAGCATTGCTAAAAACACCCATTATACTCCTCTCAAAAGGGGCACATGGGGTGTACCACCCCAGCCAAATTAAGACTGGGCTAATTAGTACCATTTTGCCTTCTTAAATTCTCCCAAGAAGGTTTTGGATTCAAGGCTGCTTTTCACTTTCTGAGCTAAATACTGTTGGGGGTTTGCTATGTTCCACTAAACAGCTCCTGGAGTTTTTTCCCAGAGATGGTTTCATTTTCAAGGTGGGTAACCCTTTACACAAAGGGAGTTCATAGAGCACACTGGATTTTTTCAGGGTTCAGGTCAATAGAGATTCAGATGAAGTGGTTGAAGCAAAGGGAATGAGGGACTAATAACTATGCCTTGTCCTGACTGGCATCTGTACCTTGGGTATTAATCAGCTCAGATTCAGATGGTCACCCAGCTCTCTGTTTCTCTGGACTACATTCTCAGTTGAGGCATATCTCCCAGGGGAATTTACCACTTCCAGTCATACCCTTTTTTATACCCTCAGATCCTGACTGGGCATCCTCTACTCTGGGTGTCTTTATATGCCTCAGCTGTTCAGGGATTCACCGCAACATCCCGAGCATCAGCAAGGTGAAATCCCTGAAGATGGACCACTGGGATGATGCTCAGGTGCAGGTGAGATCTTTATCCCCGCTGGTATGTTAGGTGGGCTGGGTCTAGGCCGTACACTAACTGTCCTGGGAAAATCAGCCCTTTGGCCTCACAGAATTGGAGATTCAATCTGATTTAATCTGTCCCTTTGCTACTCATGCTCTGAATATGCAAGTGGGGATAACTCCCCATAACCGCATTGGGAGAGGGAGGATGCCCTTGTCTTACGTGTCTCTGTGTCCTATTACCTTATGGAAAATGCAGAGCTCTTGCAATGTATCTTGCCGAGGCTCAGGGCCTTTGTTGCTCCAGATCATTAATTTCCCACTTGCCAGCACCATCCAGCCTCAATGTCTCCTCTTGGTTTCAGCGATCCAAGGGGAAAATCTTGGGCAATTCCATGCTCTGAGAAGAGTTTGCAGATGTAATGTGATCTCTTGAGAAAAATGGCATTTAGAGGAACTTGATTTCTCCCCATTATATATACCTCAACCCATTAATCTTCAGGGGACTGAAAAAATTTTCCAGACAtccaaagaagaaaatctgtatcTTGCTGCTCTTTGGAGAGGAGCGAAGAGGTTTGGAATGTCATCCCAGACAGCATTGCAGAGCTCTGGTCTCCCCAGAGATGGGAGCAAATCCACTGAATGTGCATGCACCTAGCCCCATGGAAGTGACATTTGTGGCATTATGTTGATTCATGTGCAATCAGTGTCACTTCTGAGAGCAGACAAGACATTTGAGACCCACCTTTCTGTAGCCAGACTTTGCTGGGATGTTGCAATAGAGGGGAAAGAATGCTCCATTAGAGCTCAATGTGCATCTAGCCCTGTGGTGAGTCCAACATGAGTCTGCATCAAAGGGAAGGCGCTAACTCTCTGTCTAACTCTGCAGTTTCTGGCCAAGCATGGGAATGCTGTTACTAAAGCCACATATGAAGCTCACATCCCTATTTACTATTACCAGCCAACCTACAATGACTGCCAGTAAGTTGCTGCGTACAGAAGAAAAGCGGGAGGGGCAGGTCTGGGTTCCTCTAGTTCGTTTCTGAGCTACCTGTCACCTCTCTCCCTAGAGTGCTGAGAGAACAATGGATACGGGCCAAATATGAACGCAAAGAGTTCACCGAGCCAGGAAAACAGCTGCCATATTCTGATGGTaagagcagagcacagcatcAAAATATCCTGCCTGTTGCCTTTGCTGGAAGCTTTTGAGCACCGCGAAGAGAAAGCTTACAGTGTCAGTGTTGCAGATTCCGCAAGTACTCCTGAGAACCCAGCTGGTACTTACACAGCAGTGTCTCAGAGGAGGTTAAATACTGGGCAGCGTAGGTTGGCAGTGCCATGGCTTGCTTCTAAGCCTGGTATTACCAGCTGACATTTTTTGAAGGCTTTTGCTGTCCTGGCAGAGCCAGACCTCTGCAGTAAGGAATTTCTGTCCTGCTGTATGCCACCCTCTTCAACCATGGCAGCCGTCTTTGAAATGTCACTGCCAGTACTGTGACACAAGGTGCAGGAGCCCTAGGGCCTGTAGAGTTAAGTAGGAAGAGTTCTGGTCCCATGCCATGGTCTGTGTGGGCCAGAACTCTGGTATTCACTGGAGAGGTGGCTCTTACGCTGTCAGAGGCAGTACTGGGAGCCAGACTAGGAGGTGGGAAGCATCTGAGAATGTCTTTTGGTGACTTTTTCTGGGCTGCAGACCCCGGAACACCACCAACTTCAGTTGTAAGCCAGAGGTGGGAGATCTCCTTCTCAAGTGTTTGTTCTCAGCAGTAGTCCATCATGTGCTTTGTCCCAGAGGTATGGCTGGGACCCCAGTCTGCATGCAGCTCTCTGATGCCCACCGTGCTCATGGGGGAATGCTCTTAAAAGTGGCCTTTCTGCTCCTAGGGGTGAAAGAAGGCATCCTCTGGAAGCGAGGTCGAGACAACGGGCAGTTTCTACCCCGCAAGTTCCTCTTGTCTGAGAGAGAGGGATGTCTAAAGTATTTCACCAAGCAGGATGTGAGTATGGTGGTCAACTCCCACCTCAGTCTGTACTCCACCCAGGGCAGTGGGGTCACAGAGCTGTTTCTATCTCCTACGCATGTTTCTGAGGTTGCCTTGTTCATCCCAGGTCAGGGATGATAACAGGAACATGTCACTGAGGATAGGGGTCCTCTTCCTACTGTCAGGATGATGTTTCCCCACATCCTCCCTTTGTGCTTCCCTACACTCTTCCCTCACTGCTGATAAAAGGACTGATCTTTCACTTCACCCCTATCCATTTGCCTGGCTGTTGAATCCTGTACCATTCCTGGAACCAGCCTCACTCCACTGTGAGCCAAGTTAGCAAAAACCTGCTGTTTGGCTTGTTTTGAGGAGGGCTGGTTTTTTACTCATTCATCTCCCTGAAATGAATGGGCAAGTGCTAACATACTGTCACAAGGGAGGGAATGGCCTGGGGTAGGGATGAGCAGgagatgccatccagagggacctggaaaagctcaagaagtgggcccatgtgaacctaatgaggttcaacaaggccaagtgcaaggtcctgcacgtgggttgGGGCAACCCCTTATATCAGTACTGGCTGGGggatgaatggattgagagcagccctgcagagaaggacttgggggtactggtcagtgaaaagctggacatgagctggtggtgtgtgcttgcagcccagaaagccaactgtatcctggaCTGCATCCAAAGAATTGTgtccagcaggtcaagggagatgaTTCTTCTCCTCTACTtcactctcatgagaccccacctggagtactgcttccagctctggagtcctcagcacagaaaagatgTGGACTTTTTAGCATGGGTCCGGAGGAGGGCCACAGAAATcatcagagggatggagcacctctcctatgaataaaggctgagagagctggggttgttcagcctggagaagagaaggctctggggacaccttattgcagcctttcagtacctGAAGGGGGCTTATGAGAAAGATGGGAACAAACTGTTTAGCAGGGTCTGTTGCAATAGGGACAAGGGGTAATCTTTTAgactaaaagagggtagattcagactagatataaggaagacattttttacaaggagggtggtgaaacaccggaagaggttgcccagagaggtggtggatggcccatccctggaaacattcaaggccgGAGTCCTGAGCACcctgatctagttgaaggtgtccctgcttatGGGgcgttggactagatgaccttaaaaggtcccttccaagccaaactattctatgattctaggaGTGGGTTCTTTCCTTTTGAGGTGAGGTAGCCTTTAGACTGTCTCAACTGTAAAGTTAGATGCTGCATTCTCAGTGTTTCATTGGCAGTTCCAGAGTTGGCACAGCTCAAACCTAAATTGGAGGGGCTGGGCCACTGTTGGGGCTCGAACATGCCACACAGTGAAAGGGGTGTGTGCTACAACAGTTTTGTTGGGAA
Encoded proteins:
- the NOL12 gene encoding nucleolar protein 12 isoform X1, translated to MPGLGTPARSVTAASLCHRGPGEERARGAGEGTHTGPTHRRHKRTRCRPRSAPRRHASEPPRSGWRRGTPRAPPRGRPARRRLSRRGPPVAPPGEASPAPSARRGAAGTRWRAGQGPPLPARRRKGRAAAAAGSHGPQEEGAGGPRGAAGGHFRRGEAEGVPDRLPQAEGGAEEGGAGGDQAEAEGGAEEDEGGDEADELEHLVTSRTESVNIDHPNHIVTVTTISDLDLSGARQLGLTTPVRENDGSEEKKGEEVVNKPVRTMPKKARNPFLSEKISSLTATLHMHSRKKTKGKRSQRGQGPRKKVQKSSTGRTTKTQRRRLTGKMGRDQD